From one Peromyscus maniculatus bairdii isolate BWxNUB_F1_BW_parent chromosome 17, HU_Pman_BW_mat_3.1, whole genome shotgun sequence genomic stretch:
- the Mfhas1 gene encoding malignant fibrous histiocytoma-amplified sequence 1, producing the protein MAGKDSGNLKTVRLWRDAALRARKLRSNLRQLTLSCPRAGGDSLESPDAPQLVLPANIGDIEVLNLGNNGLEDVPEGLGSALGSLRILVLRRNRFARLPPAVAELGHHLTELDVSHNRLTVLGAEVVSALRELRKLNLSHNQLPALPAQLGALGHLEELDVSFNRLAHLPDSFSCLNHLRTLDVDHNQLTAFPRQLLQLAALEELDVSSNRLRGLPEDISALRALKILWLSGAELGTLPSGFCELASLESLMLDNNGLQALPPEFSRLQRLKMLNLSSNLFEEFPEALLPLAGLEELYLSRNQLTSVPSLIAGLGRLLTLWLDNNRIRYLPDSIVELTGLEELVLQGNQIAVLPDNFGQLSRVGLWKIKDNPLIQPPYEVCMKGIPYIAAYQKELAHSQPAVQPRLKLLLMGHKAAGKTLLRHCLTEDKVEGDQGGGDKEKNYLLFPPLGSKGIEVTSWTADASRGLRFIVYDLAGDESYEVIQPFFLSPGALYVLVVNLATYEPRCFPTTVGTFLHRVGARVPHAVVCIVGTHADLCGERELEEKCLDIHRQISLQEKHDAEGLSRLAKVVDEALARDFELRSASPHAAYYGVSDKNLRRRKAHFQYLLNHRLQILSPVLPVSCRDPHQLQRLRDKLLSVAEHREIFPNLHRVLPRSWQVLEELHFQPPQAQRLWLSWWDSARLGLQAGLTEDRLQSALSYLHESGKLLYFEDSPALKEHVFHNLTRLIDILNVFFQRDASLLLHKLLLGTSGEGEGEGESFLTPAVPTPGQDPLRATQLHHYVEGFLLHGLLPAHVIRLLLKPHVQAQQDLQLLLELLEKMGLCYCLNKPKGKPLNGSTAWYKFPCYVQNEVPHAEAWINGTNLAGQSFVAEQLQIEYSFPFTFPPGLFARYSVQINSHVVHRSDGKFQIFAYRGKVPVVVSYRPAKGVLQPDTLSIASHASLPNIWTAWQAITPLVEELNVLLQEWPGLHYTVHILCSKCLKRGSPNPHAFPGELLSQPRPEGVAEIICPKNGSERVNVALVYPPTPTVISPCSKKNVGEKHRNQ; encoded by the coding sequence ATGGCTGGCAAGGACAGTGGCAACCTGAAGACGGTGAGACTGTGGCGGGACGCCGCCCTGCGCGCCAGGAAGCTGCGGAGCAACCTGCGCCAGCTCACGCTCAGCTGCCCGAGGGCCGGAGGCGATTCACTCGAGTCCCCCGACGCCCCCCAGCTGGTGCTGCCGGCCAACATCGGGGACATTGAGGTGCTGAACCTGGGGAACAACGGCCTGGAGGATGTGCCTGAAGGTCTGGGGTCGGCTCTGGGCAGCCTTCGCATCTTGGTCTTGCGCAGGAACCGCTTTGCCCGGCTGCCCCCTGCGGTGGCGGAGCTAGGCCATCACCTTACGGAGCTGGACGTGAGCCACAACCGGCTGACCGTTCTGGGTGCCGAGGTGGTGAGCGCCCTAAGGGAGCTGCGCAAGCTCAACTTGAGCCACAACCAGCTGCCGGCGCTGCCTGCCCAGCTGGGTGCCCTCGGCCACCTGGAGGAGCTGGATGTCAGCTTCAACCGGCTAGCGCATCTGCCGGattccttctcctgcctcaaccaccTGCGCACCCTCGACGTGGACCACAACCAACTCACCGCCTTTCCCAGGCAGCTGCTGCAGCTGGCTGCCCTGGAGGAGCTGGACGTATCCAGCAACCGGCTGCGAGGCCTACCTGAGGATATCAGTGCCCTGCGTGCCCTCAAGATTCTCTGGCTTAGTGGGGCCGAGCTTGGCACCCTGCCCAGCGGCTTCTGTGAGCTGGCCAGTTTGGAGAGCCTCATGTTAGACAATAACGGGCTGCAAGCTCTGCCCCCCGAGTTCAGCCGCCTGCAAAGGCTCAAAATGCTCAACCTCTCTTCCAACCTCTTTGAGGAGTTTCCTGAGGCGCTGCTgcccctggctggtctggaggaGCTCTACCTTAGTCGGAACCAGCTCACCTCAGTGCCATCTCTTATCGCCGGGCTGGGCCGGCTTCTCACCCTGTGGTTGGATAATAACCGCATCCGCTACTTGCCGGACTCCATTGTGGAGCTGACGGGCCTGGAGGAGCTGGTCCTTCAGGGCAACCAGATCGCTGTTCTGCCCGACAACTTTGGCCAGCTCTCCCGGGTGGGCTTGTGGAAAATCAAGGACAACCCCCTGATTCAGCCCCCTTACGAAGTCTGCATGAAGGGGATCCCCTACATCGCAGCCTACCAGAAGGAATTGGCTCATTCCCAGCCAGCTGTGCAGCCCCGCCTCAAGCTGCTCCTCATGGGCCACAAGGCTGCAGGCAAGACCCTGCTCCGACACTGCCTCACGGAGGACAAAGTGGAAGGAGACCAAGGAGGAGGGGACAAGGAGAAGAACTACCTGCTTTTCCCTCCCCTTGGGAGCAAGGGCATCGAGGTGACCAGCTGGACTGCGGATGCTTCCCGGGGCCTGCGGTTCATTGTGTATGACTTAGCCGGTGATGAAAGCTATGAGGTGATccagcccttcttcctctccccaggAGCCCTGTATGTGCTGGTGGTCAACTTGGCCACCTATGAACCTCGCTGCTTTCCTACTACCGTGGGCACCTTCTTGCACCGGGTGGGGGCCCGGGTGCCTCACGCCGTGGTGTGCATTGTGGGCACACACGCGGACCTGTGTGGGGAGCGGGAGCTTGAGGAGAAGTGTCTGGACATTCACCGCCAGATCTCCCTACAGGAGAAGCacgatgcagagggcctaagccGTCTAGCCAAGGTGGTGGATGAGGCCCTGGCTCGGGACTTCGAGCTGCGCTCTGCCAGCCCCCACGCAGCCTACTACGGTGTTTCCGACAAGAACCTTCGCAGGCGCAAGGCCCATTTCCAATACCTGCTCAACCACCGGCTGCAGATCCTCTCCCCCGTGCTGCCCGTTAGCTGCAGGGACCCCCACCAATTGCAACGCCTCCGCGACAAGCTGCTCTCGGTAGCTGAGCACCGGGAGATCTTCCCCAACTTACACCGAGTCCTGCCTCGATCCTGGCAGGTGCTGGAGGAACTCCACTTCCAGCCACCTCAGGCGCAGCGACTGTGGCTGAGCTGGTGGGACTCGGCCCGCCTGGGTCTGCAGGCAGGTCTGACGGAGGACCGGCTGCAGAGCGCCCTTTCCTATCTGCACGAGAGCGGCAAGCTGCTCTATTTTGAGGATAGCCCCGCCCTCAAGGAGCATGTCTTCCACAACCTCACCCGCCTCATTGACATCCTCAATGTCTTTTTCCAGAGAGATGCTTCTTTGCTGCTGCATAAACTGCTCCTGGGGAccagtggggagggggagggggagggggagagcttCCTCACTCCGGCAGTGCCCACCCCGGGTCAGGACCCACTCCGGGCCACTCAGCTTCATCATTATGTGGAAGGCTTTCTGCTGCATGGGCTCTTGCCGGCCCATGTCATCCGGTTGCTGCTTAAGCCTCACGTCCAGGCCCAGCAGGACTTGCAGCTCCTCCTGGAGCTGTTGGAGAAGATGGGACTCTGTTACTGCCTCAATAAACCCAAAGGCAAGCCATTGAATGGCTCCACGGCTTGGTACAAGTTCCCCTGCTACGTGCAGAATGAGGTGCCCCACGCAGAGGCCTGGATTAATGGGACCAACCTGGCTGGGCAGTCCTTTGTGGCCGAACAGTTGCAGATTGAATATAGTTTTCCCTTTACCTTTCCACCTGGATTGTTTGCACGCTACAGTGTCCAGATCAACAGCCATGTGGTGCACAGGTCGGATGGGAAATTTCAGATCTTTGCCTATAGAGGAAAAGTTCCTGTGGTGGTGAGTTACAGACCCGCCAAGGGGGTCCTGCAGCCAGACACCCTGTCCATCGCTAGCCATGCATCGTTACCAAATATATGGACGGCATGGCAAGCCATCACCCCTTTGGTAGAGGAACTGAACGTCCTGCTTCAGGAATGgcctggactgcactacaccgtGCACATCCTCTGTTCTAAGTGCCTTAAGAGAGGGTCCCCCAATCCACACGCTTTCCCAG